The following are encoded in a window of Prevotella melaninogenica genomic DNA:
- a CDS encoding histidinol phosphate phosphatase — translation MANKPIQFILKEQKLNIGKQAGKTVIVARPTGRQRVDFRNFCERIAKSTTFNAQEVAAVLNLASETARDIVANGDIVEFGDLGTLTPSFKSKAVLKGEQFRAQQHIEKPVVKLLASRKYFTLNDVTFEQVTPGEKKAKKEKKTEKKNENPGPVPAD, via the coding sequence ATGGCTAATAAACCTATTCAATTTATCTTAAAAGAGCAGAAGTTGAACATTGGAAAACAGGCAGGGAAGACTGTAATTGTAGCTCGCCCGACAGGTAGGCAACGTGTTGACTTCCGCAACTTTTGTGAACGTATTGCTAAGTCAACAACCTTTAATGCGCAAGAGGTAGCTGCTGTGCTTAATCTTGCCAGCGAAACAGCTCGTGACATTGTAGCCAATGGCGACATCGTAGAGTTTGGCGACCTTGGAACCTTAACACCTTCGTTTAAGAGTAAGGCTGTCTTGAAAGGTGAACAGTTTCGTGCACAGCAGCACATTGAGAAACCTGTAGTAAAACTTCTTGCTTCTCGTAAATATTTCACACTAAATGATGTTACCTTTGAGCAGGTAACACCAGGGGAAAAGAAAGCAAAGAAGGAAAAGAAGACAGAGAAAAAGAACGAAAATCCAGGTCCTGTTCCTGCAGATTAA